A DNA window from Cutaneotrichosporon cavernicola HIS019 DNA, chromosome: 2 contains the following coding sequences:
- a CDS encoding uncharacterized protein (Dienelactone hydrolase family), with the protein MASDTVCCPPQAPRPKVAHPVSQKSGYEAAGTYEKVGDFDKVYVTGPEKADHAVVVIYDIFGFWETSLRGWDLLANHLTLTIPHKLYAPDVFRGKPFPPERDGDKELLKKFFETTAKISDRLPEVIKFAQHLKKDYKTVSILGYCWGGKICLLSLATDTFHSGATCHPAMITDEDGDNLARPLGFYPSKDEPTEPVNYIAAKMKEKPFAKECDYVLYDTVHHGWVGARADLSDPENRKQFDAVYQRLADYFARVNA; encoded by the exons ATGGCCTCCGACACTGTCTGTTGCCCGCCTCAGGCACCGCGCCCCAAAGTCGCACATCCCGTCTCCCAGAAGTCGGGGTACGAGGCCGCTGGGACGTACGAGAAGGTCGGCGACTTTGACAAGGTCTATGTT ACTGGGCCCGAGAAGGCCGACCAtgcggtcgtcgtcattTACGACATCTTTGGGTTTTG GGAGACGTCGCTGCGT GGCTGGGACCTCCTCGCAAAccacctcaccctcaccatccCGCACAAGCTCTACGCCCCAGACGTATTCCGGGGCAAGCCGTTCCCGCCAGAGAGGGATGGCGACAAGGAGCTGCTGAAG AAGTTCTTCGAGACGAC CGCCAAGATCTCGGACCGCCTGCCCGAGGTAATCAAGTTCGCGCAGCATCTCAAGAAGGACTACAAGACAGTCTCAATCCTAGGCTATTGCTGGG GCGGCAAGATCTGCCtgctctcgctcgccacgGACACGTTCCATTCCGGCGCGACGTGCCACCCCGCTATGAtcaccgacgaggacggcgacaaCCTAGCACGTCCCCTCGGGTTCTACCCGTCCAAGGACGAGCCTACGGAACCCGTCAACTATATCGCAGCTAAGATGAAGGAGAAGCCGTTCGCCAAGGAGTGCGACTACGTATTGTATGACACTGT CCACCACGGATGGGTCGGCGCCCGTGCCGACCTCAGCGACCCCGAGAACCGCAAGCAGTTCGATGCTGTGTACCAACGCCTCGCGGACTACTTTGCGCGCGTGAACGCGTGA
- a CDS encoding uncharacterized protein (Ribosomal protein S7e), which produces MTSRRFITLVDLLAHRPSGRCHHRPSANRQPSKTSIMSYQSKIFRSANAPRTAPTEVEQQIAQALLDLQTNVSDLQNELAPLQISSAREVDVKGGKKAIVVFVPVPQLKAFHKIQQRLTRELEKKLSDKFVVFVAQRRVLAKESRKSGGKLGQKRPRSRTLTAVHEKTLEDLVFPSEITGKRIRVAQDGHKVGKVYLDAKDQNTLEYKLDCFASVYKVLAGKDVVFEFPTTTAE; this is translated from the exons GATCTGCTTGCCCATCGTCCAAGTGGTCGTTGCCATCACCGCCCGTCCGCCAACCGCCAACCCTCAAAAACGTCGAT CATGTCGTACCAGTCCAAGATCTTCCGCAGCGCCAACGCTCCCCGCACCGCCCCcaccgaggtcgagcagcagATCGCGCAGGCCCTTCTGGACCTCCAGACCAACGTTTCGGACCTCCAGAACGAGCTGGCTCCTCTCCAgatctcgtcggcgcgcgaggtcgacgtcaagggcggcaagaaggCGATTGTCGTCTTTGTCCCCGTTCCTCAGCTCAAGGCGTTCCACAAGATCCAGCAGCG CCTCACCcgtgagctcgagaagaagctCTCCGACAAGTTTGTCGTCTTCGTTGCTCagcgccgcgtcctcgccaaggagtCGCGCAAGTCGggcggcaagctcggccaGAAGCGCCCCCGCTCGCGCACCCTCACCGCCGTCCACGAGAAGaccctcgaggacctcgtcTTCCCTTCGGAGATCACCGGCAAGCGCATCCGTGTCGCTCAGGACGGCCACAAGGTCGGCAAGGTCTACCTTGACGCCAAGGACCAGAACACCCTCGAGTACAAGCTCGACTGCTTTGCCTCGGTGTACAAGGTCCTCGCCGGTAAGGACGTCGTCTTCGAGttccccaccaccaccgccgagTAA